A part of Streptomyces sp. NBC_01451 genomic DNA contains:
- a CDS encoding phosphotransferase enzyme family protein, protein MDEALARDVLATAGVLPGAAPDARLLALGENAVFAAGDLVVKVGRDAELLDRARRELDIALWLAGEGVPAVRAADPKAHLVEGHPVTVWHRLPDPVRPAGPRDLAELLRIVHALALPRSFVLPPRELLGGVERWLRLAGDAIDPADADYLRERRDGFATAAAALTPHLPPGPMHGDALPRNVHIGPGGPVLVDLETFSADLREHDLVVMALSHDRYALPAESYDAFTEAYGWDVREWEGCGTLRGARETASCAWVAQHAPVNPKASEEFSRRVRSLREGNPTVRWYPF, encoded by the coding sequence ATGGACGAGGCACTGGCCCGGGACGTACTGGCAACGGCGGGCGTGCTGCCCGGCGCGGCTCCGGACGCACGGCTCCTCGCACTGGGCGAGAACGCGGTGTTCGCCGCCGGTGACCTGGTTGTCAAGGTGGGCCGCGACGCCGAACTCCTCGACCGTGCGCGGCGGGAACTGGACATCGCGCTCTGGCTCGCCGGGGAGGGCGTCCCGGCGGTACGCGCGGCCGACCCGAAGGCACACCTCGTCGAGGGCCACCCGGTGACGGTGTGGCACCGGCTGCCCGATCCCGTACGCCCCGCCGGCCCCCGGGATTTGGCCGAACTCCTGCGGATCGTGCACGCCCTGGCGCTCCCCCGCTCCTTCGTGCTGCCGCCCCGCGAGCTCCTGGGCGGCGTCGAACGCTGGCTGCGGCTCGCGGGCGACGCGATCGACCCGGCGGACGCGGACTATCTCCGCGAGCGCCGCGACGGTTTCGCCACGGCCGCCGCCGCGCTCACCCCGCACCTCCCGCCGGGCCCGATGCACGGCGACGCCCTCCCCCGCAACGTCCACATCGGCCCCGGCGGCCCGGTCCTGGTCGACCTGGAGACCTTCTCCGCCGACCTGCGCGAGCACGACCTGGTGGTCATGGCCCTGTCCCACGACCGCTACGCCCTCCCCGCCGAGTCCTACGACGCGTTCACGGAGGCGTACGGGTGGGACGTACGGGAGTGGGAGGGGTGCGGGACGCTGCGCGGAGCGCGGGAGACGGCGAGCTGTGCGTGGGTCGCGCAGCATGCGCCGGTCAATCCGAAGGCTTCGGAGGAGTTCTCGCGGCGGGTGAGGTCGTTGCGGGAGGGGAATCCGACTGTGCGGTGGTATCCGTTCTGA